A segment of the Hemicordylus capensis ecotype Gifberg chromosome 6, rHemCap1.1.pri, whole genome shotgun sequence genome:
GAACGCTGGCATCCATGGGTTCTGAACTCCAGACTTATTTTCCACACAATGATGTATGGGGGCTAAAAGGCACAAATACAGATGGTTTGGTGTTGTTTTCTCCTTAGGAGTGGATCATGAGGACGCCACCTGCACATCTGGCTCTGCTGCTGCATCTGATGGGGAGCTTCATAAGAGACCCTCAGGTAAGAAGGGCCCAAGAAGGACGGGGACTGGGAGAGAGAAGGAGTCTGGAAGGCAAATCACATGAAGAGCCCACTTGACGTGACTGGGTGGACCGAGCCAGGAGTCTTTGTGCCTAGGAGCACAAATCTGGGAACTGAGCAGTTGCCTTTCTGTTGAGTAGGATTTCATTTTGTCTTTGTAGCAGGGCTCAATGCTGAGGGGCCCCAGGCTGATCAGAACTGGCTCCTTGAAACACAGATCTCTCCAGCTGCtgcaacagcagaagcagcagctgtacACTATCCCAAGCTTGTTttgattttatcctcacaacaatcctttgaggtaggctaagTTGAGAAATAGGGAGTGgctcaagatcacccagtgagccaCTTCATGGCCGAgagactgttctcacacacagcctaacccaggctagggacacccagcctgggttagctgctcatgagaaccaccaggatcaggcccaatcccggtgggccagcaccacctagcccagatTTTTAGCCCAGTTGCTAGCTGAGGCTAagtgagcaagtgctcccttaacccgggctaccAGATCATGTGTTCACTGGGCAATGTTTAGCCctagcagacacagagacggATGCTTAGAGTGCCCATCTTCAGGGGGAATCCCCTGATGCATTGTGTGTATCACATGGTGTATTGGGATCTCCAGAGACTGGGAGAatgagttctggcctctgcagaccAGCAGCTCAGCCACTGGTGCCAAATGTGGGCTAAACTGAACATTGTGctctagggcgctttccagattacacacttaCAACGGTGTCACGGTGTCCGTTAATGTGCTTCTATACTTCCTGTGTTTCAACATCGTAGTCCCTGCGAAGTCAgcaaggggccgttcacatttccgatgccttctttcggattttatctttgcattatagtgctacaacattgcaagtccgttgcagaaaaatagctgtaggaGTTTGAGATCCTGGGGATCGTTTCTAATAAGATCcagccaagccaaagcattttacctctgttgtagcgtgtaatctggaaagtgccctgctgaaCCCATCAAGGGAACACTACACCACAAGCACAGAGTTCACCAAACTTCCACAATCCACatacactgttgttgttgttattaactggatttctatactgcccttccaaaaatggctcagggcagtttacacagagaaacaacaaataaataagatggatccctgtccccaaagggctcacaatctaaaaagaagcacaagatagacaccagcaacagccactgaagggatgctgtgctgggggtggataaggccagttactctccccctgctatctaaagagaatcaccacattaaaagatgcctctttaccaagttagcaggggatgtgttTTGGATGGACCTGTCAGGGAATTCTTATGATTCCTTGAGGGAAATGTTTTGTCAGTGAAATTTTGGAGAGCAtaaaacgtaggaagctgccttctaccgagccagaccagtctatctataacttttaaaaagtttgtttttcttttgtttggggGTCTGATGCCTCCTTGTGTGGAGATTCCTAAAGATCCTTTGTGCAGGATGTTCCCAGAAACCGGTATAAATGCTAGGGAGTCAAGAGACGATGCCTGATTGGTCTGGTAGGCCTTTTCCTTTTTCCGGAGAGAGGGGGAGGCCACCATCAAGGGAGATGTCATTGCCCACCAGAAgaggcttgtcctaatgagctgggTGGGCACCAAGCAAGGCTCAGCatcctctggttcctggcagctctggctacttcttctctcctctcccatctCATCCTGCTCCACcccaggctggtcattcatcaggtagagctgcacaggctGAGCTGGGACAGGATGGGTGGGGCAGAGAGGAGCAGTCATCAGGACTCCTGGGGagcagaggcggctgggcctcctttgcacacacacaccggctCATGGGACGAGCTGCTACTGTTGTTGCCCATTCTGAGTACACTCACCCCATTATCGCCCCTGTTGGCATAATTTAACAGGAGAGTAATTACAGGGctttgaggtggggggagaacccTGCACAACCTGTTTGATCAGAGATGCCTGTGGTGCAAAACGAACAGGTGCATAGTGGGAAGTGATGCCTCTGGCACATGGCTCTTAAGGATGATTGTTTGTTTGCCCCTTGCTTGGGTGGAGATGGCATCTTTCTCTCTGTATCTCAGTTTTCATCATTAATCCCATCTGCAGTCTGCACAACAATTAGACagacctccccgccgccccagcagcacctgtcctcatgtcctcttccttcctcaggTCTCCTGTATCACAGAGATCCCGCTTGACATGGCCCCAAACTCCTTCGACGACCAATATTGGGGGTGTGCAGATAACGCCAGCCTGGAAGACCCCGTCCACACTGACTTTGCCAGCAATGCAAACTACGCCAAGATCTGGGAAGCGTCAAAGTCCAAATGGTATGGCATGGACCATTCCTCTTTTCCCAGCAACCTTAAGCCAGTGTATGGCATTGCAGTCTTGACTTACACTGATAACGAGGTGTACAAAGCTTTCAATGAAGCTGTAAGAGAAGGTGGTCAATCTCAACAGTATTACCAGCGCAATTTCACCTTCAAGAGCTTTCACTTTCTCCTAACCAGAGCCCTTCAGGTCCTGAAGAAGACCACTAAGCCCGAGTGCTACACAGTGTATCGTGGGGTAAGCGGCATCCGCTTCACCGTCTCCAAGTCCCAAAAGATTGTCCGTTTGGGGCAATTTTCCTCCGCATCACTGAGCCGGGAAATTGCCTTGTCATTTGGAAAAGACATGTTCTTCACCATCTACACCTGCCTTGGGGTCTCCATTGAGAAATTATCCTTGCGTCCTCACCAGAAGGAGGTTCTGGTCCCACCCTATGAGACGTTCACTGTCATCAATTCCACAGAAAACTTCATTGCACTCCACCACAAGGGAAGTCTCAGCAACTTCAACTGTGGATGTAAGAGCGATAAGAGctgtggggtgggtgtgtgtgtgtgtgtgtgtgtgcgcgcgcacacacgcacattaGACTCTCAGTGCTGCACAGCAGCAGACCTTCTCTACAAACCTATGTCAGTTTACCAGAGTCACAGTTTACCAGAGTCATGGTGTTCAGTGCTGAGAATGGTGAGTGGAGAAAACTCTCCTTGGTGCTAGGAGGACCCCGTGGCGATTCCTGTTCACTCAGCCATGGGGAGCGACAGCTAGGGAAGTGGCCAGGGCTGAGGAAGTGGCAAGAGGCAGTGGCCACACCTGCCATCAGCCCTGGCCCTAGAGAAGGGGAGGAGCTGAGGACGAAGAAGCGGGGAACAGAAGCAGAGAGATCGCTCGAGCTTGGTCCCTCTGAGGACCAGGATGAGGCCAGTGACCCTGAAGGCGGCCGCCATGAAAGCACTGCCCCCACTGTGCTTCCCCAACCCTATAGAAGCTATCCTTGGAATTTCAGCAACAGCCCCTAAACCTACAGCAGAGCCCCCACGATTCCCCCCTCTGGAATAAAGCCCCTGTGGCCAGAAGCGAGGGCAGCGTGACCCTGTTCTTCTGTCTCTGGGTCTGTCCAGACGGTGGCTTATTCAGCCACTGCCACTGATTATTAGGGgtggttttattatttgtttgtttgtttgtttgtttaacatattttataccacccaaaacttatgtctctgggcggtttacaacaagataaaaacaacattaaaacattagttttaaaacaagaaatttaaaacacaacaattttttaaaaaaattaaaacaatattctaaaataacattaaaaacagtcaaaacaatatcagttaaaaacctgggtgaacagatgcgtctttaaa
Coding sequences within it:
- the LOC128328801 gene encoding erythroblast NAD(P)(+)--arginine ADP-ribosyltransferase-like translates to MRTPPAHLALLLHLMGSFIRDPQVSCITEIPLDMAPNSFDDQYWGCADNASLEDPVHTDFASNANYAKIWEASKSKWYGMDHSSFPSNLKPVYGIAVLTYTDNEVYKAFNEAVREGGQSQQYYQRNFTFKSFHFLLTRALQVLKKTTKPECYTVYRGVSGIRFTVSKSQKIVRLGQFSSASLSREIALSFGKDMFFTIYTCLGVSIEKLSLRPHQKEVLVPPYETFTVINSTENFIALHHKGSLSNFNCGSAAGLSRFSATLPTPLLVGGFLLLAGALGSPGVF